TCTGGGTCTGCAGGATCGGATTTGCAGCCGGTTGGAACAATTGGATGGCCAAGCCAAATTCCGAGAAGACACCTGGAAGCGTGAAGGAGGCGGCGGCGGACGCACTCGAGTCATAGGCGATGGCCAGGTCTTCGAAAAAGGGGGCGTCAATTTCTCCGAAGTTTTCGGGGAAATGACCCCGGAATTCTCCAAGCAGATCCCCGGCGATGGATCCAAGTTTACCGCAACTGGTGTCTCGCTGGTAATCCATCCCCGCAATCCGTTTGTCCCTACGGTTCACGCCAATTACCGCTTCCTCACCAAAGGCGACATGACCTGGTTCGGCGGCGGTGCCGATCTGACGCCTTATTATCCGTTTGAGGAAGACGCCGTGCATTTCCATCAAGTGCACAAGAATGTCTGCGACAAACATCCGGACGCCGCGAATTACGCCAAAATGAAGAAAGACTGCGACGAATATTTTTACCTGCCGCACCGCAAGGAAGCTCGAGGAATCGGTGGAATATTCTTCGATTATCTGCAGGGCGATATGGAAAAAATCTTTGCGTTCGTCCGGGACGCCGGGGACGCCTTCACAGAAGCGTATGGGCCGATAGTCGAACGGCGTCGCAACTTACCTTATGCCGAGAAGCATCGCTACTTCCAGGAATTTCGCCGGGGACGTTATGTGGAATTCAATCTGATCTACGACCGGGGAACGATTTTCGGCCTGAAGACCGGCGGGCGAACGGAATCGATTCTGATGTCGCTGCCGCCCACAGTGCGCTATCTCTACGACTACCATCCCGAACCGGGCTCGGAGGAAGCGAAAATCGCGGAAATTGTCACCAATCCTCGGGATTGGGTTTAGAATTGGGCGCGCAAAATAAGCGTTCTGAAGTTATCGGATTTCAGTGACCAGACAAAAAGGTGCGGGTTGCTAGCCTTCCCGCCGATAGAGCCGGAGGGCCAAACCGCTTATTTGCGATGGCGGATACGCGAACGCATACGTCGCTTCTTGCGACCAACTTTTCGGCGACCACTACCGCGTCGACGGGCACCCATGCAGACCTCTCCTTGCAATTCGGAACTTCAAGAGTTATCAATTCGGGAACAAATGTTTTTAGATAATTTCTCCCGATACGACAAGTGGTTAAGCTCAGTTGTCGGTGGCTTTGGCAAAAAATCCCGCACTAATCGGTGGAATCTTCCATTCGAGGCCAAATCCCGGCCAGCGATACCGCTTTTCGAGTTCATTCCATTCGGTAGGAGTGCGGCATCTTCTAATGAATTTGAGGATGCCTATTCGCTCAAACGAAAGTCTTAGAGTTGTGGGTCAGCTGACGCCTAACAACTCAATCGTGAAGTGGAGGGTCGCATTCGGCGGAATTACGTCGTCGATACCTGCTGCTCCGTAGCCCAGTTTACCGGGAATCACCAGTTTCCGGGTACCGCCGATTTTCATCCCGGCGACTCCTTCGTCCCAGCCTTTAATCACCATGCCCGCCCCGAGACGGAAACCAAAAGGACGGTTGCGGTCCCGGCTGCTGTCGAATTTGCTGCCGTTATCAAAGGTGCCTACGTAGTGTACGGAGACCTGTTTGCCCGCGACCGCTTCGGCTCCCGTTCCGACAACCACGTCTTCATACTGAAGGCCGCTTGGAGTAGTAATCATAACGCTCATCCTAAAAGAAATTTTTTCTCTCTCCCCAATGTAGCGATTTGCGTTCCTTTTGGCGGGTAGTGGGAGATGTGGGGAGCGAAAAATCTTTGGAACGGCCTGAAGCGTAAGCTCTCGCGAGATCAGGCAACCCCTTGAAGATGAAAATTCGAATTCAGCACTTGCACGCCGGTTTTCCCCTTCTCATTCACGACCAGGGAGATGGAACAGTTATCCAGGGAGAATTTGCGAGCCTTGGCCGCCCCCAACCCCAATAAGTCCGCCAGGTAGACGCGATTGACAATATGGTGGCTGACCACCAGAACCGCTTTACCCGCATGGCGAGTGATGATCTCCTCGATGGCACCCCGAGTACGATCCAAGACCTGCTGAAAGTTCTCGCCTCCTTTATAACCCTGCACGGCCGGATTAGCCATGAACCGGTCATAAAGACCCGGCTCGTTCTCTTTGATCTCTTCCCAGCTCTGGCCTTCCCAGTCGCCAATATCACATTCGATGAGAGACTGCACGGCAACCGGTTTGATTTTGTGCGGAGCGGCCAAGATCTGAGCAGTCTGCAGAGCTCGCAACATCGGCGATGAGTACACGGCATCGAGTGGGCGAACCGCCAGAAATTCCGCCGTCACCCGGGCTTGCATTTCACCTACCGAATGCAACGGGGGATTTTGCCGCCGTCCCTGGAGCAAGGCGGGGTGAGCCAGATTGTTAGCCGTGGCGGCGTGCCGCAGAAGATAGAGAATTGTTCGCATTCAGCTTTCCTAGTTAGGCGTTCAAGGAGCTTGTATACGCTTGAAAAAAATCCGGTGAATTTCTTGCAACGTTATCGATGCTGGACCAGCAGCACGGCCACCTCAGCCGCCGCGATCAGGCTTCCTTCTTCCGCAATATTCTGCCCGGCGATGTTGTAGGCCGTGCCGTGTGCGACACTGGTGCGAATAATTGGCAGACCGCTGGTAATATTCACGCAACGCGGACCGCTTCGCAACTTCATGGCGATGTGTCCTTCATCGTGATACATGGCCACAATGCCGTCAAAGTCTCCCTTGTTTGCCAGAACGAACAGCGTATCGGCGGGGTGGGGGCCACTGGCATCGATTCCTTCCGCCCGGGCCAATCGCACGGCGGGAGCAATGATCTTCTCTTCCTCATCACCAAATAGTCCACCATCGGAACCATGCGGATTCAGGGCGGCCACGGCGATACGCGGTGGCTTCTTTCCCAACCGAGGAAGAAGATCCTGCAACAGCCGGATTTTTTCCAGCACCGCCTCTGTACTCAATTTCGCAAATACATCCCTCAAAGCACAATGTAAAGTCACGTGGGCCACCGCCAGATCGTCGCCGTAGAGTACCATGGCATAGTGCGGAGTGTTTGTCTTTTCCGCCAGGATTTCCGTGTGCCCCGGGTAGTGAAGATCCGCGGCCCGCAATCCCTCCTTGTGTAAAGGAGCCGTGACAATCGCGTCGATG
The genomic region above belongs to Telmatocola sphagniphila and contains:
- a CDS encoding FKBP-type peptidyl-prolyl cis-trans isomerase, with product MITTPSGLQYEDVVVGTGAEAVAGKQVSVHYVGTFDNGSKFDSSRDRNRPFGFRLGAGMVIKGWDEGVAGMKIGGTRKLVIPGKLGYGAAGIDDVIPPNATLHFTIELLGVS
- the pdxA gene encoding 4-hydroxythreonine-4-phosphate dehydrogenase PdxA, with amino-acid sequence MSIPRLAITLGDVAGIGPEIVVKAWPRLCEIGAPVVYGDVFSLQRAIQQLKGDCRVVEESHPANPHQIPCRQCTRENLESVQLGKVCREAGQAAYDFLVAGIEAAQKGIIDAIVTAPLHKEGLRAADLHYPGHTEILAEKTNTPHYAMVLYGDDLAVAHVTLHCALRDVFAKLSTEAVLEKIRLLQDLLPRLGKKPPRIAVAALNPHGSDGGLFGDEEEKIIAPAVRLARAEGIDASGPHPADTLFVLANKGDFDGIVAMYHDEGHIAMKLRSGPRCVNITSGLPIIRTSVAHGTAYNIAGQNIAEEGSLIAAAEVAVLLVQHR
- the hemF gene encoding oxygen-dependent coproporphyrinogen oxidase; its protein translation is MHKRAVEYLLGLQDRICSRLEQLDGQAKFREDTWKREGGGGGRTRVIGDGQVFEKGGVNFSEVFGEMTPEFSKQIPGDGSKFTATGVSLVIHPRNPFVPTVHANYRFLTKGDMTWFGGGADLTPYYPFEEDAVHFHQVHKNVCDKHPDAANYAKMKKDCDEYFYLPHRKEARGIGGIFFDYLQGDMEKIFAFVRDAGDAFTEAYGPIVERRRNLPYAEKHRYFQEFRRGRYVEFNLIYDRGTIFGLKTGGRTESILMSLPPTVRYLYDYHPEPGSEEAKIAEIVTNPRDWV
- a CDS encoding histidine phosphatase family protein; protein product: MRTILYLLRHAATANNLAHPALLQGRRQNPPLHSVGEMQARVTAEFLAVRPLDAVYSSPMLRALQTAQILAAPHKIKPVAVQSLIECDIGDWEGQSWEEIKENEPGLYDRFMANPAVQGYKGGENFQQVLDRTRGAIEEIITRHAGKAVLVVSHHIVNRVYLADLLGLGAAKARKFSLDNCSISLVVNEKGKTGVQVLNSNFHLQGVA